From Salinicola endophyticus:
GAAGCCGAATACGGCACCACCCGCGAGCTGCTGACGCTGCTGCTCGAGTGCCGTCATCCGGTCACCCTGGTGACCAAGAGCGCCCTGATACTGCGAGATCGCGACCTGCTGGCCGCACTCGCCGAGCAGCGCTTGGTGCGCGTCTTCATCAGCCTCACTAGCCTGGACAACGAGCTCAAGCGCACGCTGGAGCCGCGCACCGCCTCGCCGGCGGCCCGGCTCAAGACACTGGGCGAGCTCGCTGCCGCGGGTATCCCGGTGGGCGCCCTGCTGGCGCCGGTGATTCCGGCGATCAACGACCACGAGATAGAGACACTGCTCGAACGCGCTGCCGAGGCCGGCGCTACCAGCGCCAGCTGGACCCTGTTGCGACTGCCGCGGGAGGTGGCCCCGCTGTTCGAGGCTTGGCTGGAAGCCCACTACCCCGAGCGCGCCGGCAAGGTGATGAGTCTGATCCGCCAGTCGCGTGGCGGCGCGAGCAACGACAGCCGCTTCGGCCACCGTATGCGCGGCGAGGGGATCTTCGTCGACATGATCGATCAGCGCTTTCGCCGGGCCGCCGGCCGCTTGGGCCTGCAGCGGCGCCCTGACCAGGGGCTCGACACCCGCCATTTTCGCCCGCCTCACCGCCAGCAGGATCTGTTCAGTTGAGCTTCTGCTCGAGCTACCATCGTGGCACGATAAGGGTTCCGCGTTCCTGAGAATCCGCGTTCTTAAGATTCCTTTAAGTCATGGCCTCGATCATGGCGACATTCGCATTCGATGGTCGCAAAAGATGTGCCATCGTTTGCCTTTTGCGCACTCTCCTTTCATAAAGGGCGGGTCTCCAGCGCACGGCCGGCGCGCCCTCTTGCCAGGAGCGGCAAGGGCGGCGTGGCGGAGCGTCCAATAAAAGTCCCATCGCCAGGAACTCAGCGTCAATGCATTCTCCACAGCTCTCGATTCTCATTCCCGCCAAGGACGAAGTCGGCAATCTGCCGGGGCTACTCGACGAAATCTCCCGTGCCCTGCAGGAGATAGCGCACGAAGTGATCGTGGTCGACGACGCCTCCAGCGACGGCTCCTGGGAGATGCTGACGCGCCGCGCTGCCGCCGATTCCCGCCTGCGCCCGCTGCGCCATGCGCGAAGCGCCGGCCAGAGCACCTCGGTGTGGCAGGCGGCCTGGGCCGCCCGCGGCACCTGGCTGGCGACCCTCGACGGCGACGGCCAGAATGACCCCGCCGACCTGCCGCGACTGTTCGAGCGCGCCTGCCGGGGCGACGTGGTGATGGTCGCCGGCCATCGCACCAATCGCCGTGACGACTGGCTCAAGCGAGTCTCGTCGAAGGTCGCCAACCGGGTTCGCTCGGCGCTGCTCAACGATGCCACCCCGGATACCGGCTGCGGGCTGAAGATCGTGCGCCGCGACGCCTTCCTCAACCTGCCCTACTTCGACCATATGCACCGTTTCCTGCCCGCCCTGGTGCGGGCCCAGGGCGGCGAGTGCGTGTCGCTGCCGGTCAACCACCGCCCGCGCGGCACCGGGGCCTCGCACTACGGTCTCAATAACCGCCTGTGGGTCGGTCTTGTCGACATGGTCGGGGTGATGTGGCTGCGCCGGCGCAGCCGCCTGCCGGCGGCGATCGAGCCGCTGGCAATGACCGAGCGCCCGGCCGCGACGGTGGCACCCGAACAGCTCGACGGGGAGGCCCGCGCATGAGTGCCGAGTGGATTTGGGTAGCGATCGGGTTCGTCGGTCAGGCGCTGTTTTCGGCGCGCTTCATCGTCCAGTGGCTGGCCAGCGAGCGCGCCCGGCGCAGTATCGTGCCGGTCGCCTTCTGGTTCTTCAGTCTGGGCGGCGGCGCCACGCTGCTCGCCTATGCCCTCTATCGCCGCGATCCGGTGTTCATTGCCGGCCAGGGCGCCGGGCTGATCATCTATGTCCGCAATCTGATGCTGATTCGCCGCGAGAAGCGCGAAAGCGCCGCACCCAGCCAATCCTCGTCCTGAGCGGATGCCCAAGACCATGCGATCTTTTCTCGACGACCCCACCCAGGCGCACTATCGGCGCGCCTGGCTGCTGCTGTTACTGCTGGCGATCGTGCTGCTGGGTATCGGTATCGGGCTGCGCGATCCCTGGCCCGCCGACGAGCCGCGCTTCGCCCTCAACGCGCTGGAGATGCTGCGTACCGGCCAGTTCTGGTTCCCCCATCGCGGCGGCGAGCTCTACCCCGACAAGCCCCCGGTATTCATGTGGGCCTCGGCACTCTCGATCTGGTTGACCGGCTCGGTACGCCTGGGTTTTCTGATTCCCACCGCACTCAGCGCCCTGGGGGCCCTACTGCTGGTGGTCGACCTCGGCCGGCGCCTGCATGGGCGGCGTGTCGCACTGCTGTCGGGCCTGGCCCTGCTGACTGCATTCCAGTTCGTGCTGCAGGCCAAGACCGCGCAGATCGACATGATGCTGACCTTCTTCACCACCCTGGGCGCCTACGGGCTGCTGCGCCACGCCCTGCTCGGCCCGGCCCGGCGCTGGTGGTTGATCGGCTGGGCGGCGATGGGTATCGGGGTGATCACCAAGGGCGTGGGTATCCTGCCGCTGGCGCTGCTGCCGGCATGGCTGTGGTTCGGCTATCGCGGCCGCGCGGTGCGCCTGAGCATCAAGGAACTGCTGCTGGGGCCGGGGGTGATGCTCGCCTGCATCGCCGCCTGGGCCATCCCCATGATGCTGATGGCCAGCTTCAGCGGCGACCCGGCGCTCGCCGCCTACCGCGACAATATCCTGTTCAAGCAGACCGGACAGCGCTACGCCGACTCCTGGACCCATCTGGAGCCGTGGTACTACTACGTCGTCAAAGTGCTGCCGTGGGCCTGGATGCCGCTGGTGCTGGCACTGCCGTGGGCGCTGCCGGCGTGGTGGCATCGCCTCAAGCGCAGCGATGCGCGGGTCTGGATGCCGCTCAGCGCGGTCGTCCTTATCGTGGTGTTCTTCTCGCTCTCGCCGGGCAAGCGCGGCGTCTACATGCTGCCCACGCTGCCGCTGCTGGTGATGGCGCTGGCGCCGCTGCTGCCCGGGCTGATCCGGCGTCGCGGCCTGCATCGCGCCGCCTTCGTGGTGCTGGCGCTGCTCGCCGGTCTACTGCTGCTCGCCGGGATGCTCGGCGCATTCGGTCTGCCGGCGCTGGCACGAGTGGCCGAGCGTCATCAGGTCGACCCCTGGGCGTGGTGGATCGTGATCGGCGCGCTGGGGGTCGGCCTGCTGGCCTGGACCCGCCCGGCGCGCGGGCTGTGGGCACTGGGCGGCTGGCTGGCGCTGTTCTGGCTCAGCTGGTCCACCTGGGGCTATGCGCTGCAGGATCACGCCCGCTCACCGCGCGACATGATGACCCAGGTTGCCGCGACCACCGGGCCCCAGGCGTGGCTGGCGCTGCCCGACTTCGACGAGGAGTTCCTGCTCCAGGCGCGCCAGCCCAGCGTCCAGTTCGGTGACAAGACCCAGGCCAGCCAGCAGTTCCAGCGCGCCTTCGCCTGGCTCAAGCAGGGCGATGACCGCTGGCTGTTCGCGATGGAGCGTCAAGCCAAGGACTATCCGTGTATCGCGCGCGATCAGATCACAGACATGGGTGTGCAGAACGGTGACGACTGGTGGCTGATCCCGGCTCGCGCCGCATCCCAGTGCCAGGGCGACCCCAACGCCGCCCCGCTGTTCGTCGCCCCCACCACCCTGCCCGACCCTGACGGCAAGGCCCCGCGCTTGTGAGCTCCGCTCCCCGGCCCGAGGGCCGGGGAAGCACTTTTCGTGTCCCAGACGTTCTCTCGTCGCAGTATCCCGAAGGATTGGCAGATCCGGCGATTTCTGAGAAAACGGAAGAAGGGAGTGACGTCTCTGCTCGGCCTAGCGCGCACCTCCTCGCCCATAGGGTTCAGCCTTCGATCTGAGTTGTTCCGACGTTATTCGCTTTTGCCCGAGAACCGATTCATGAGCCAGGTCACGATCCGCCACGCGACACCAGACGATGCTGCCGCGCTGACGCAACTCTACAGTCAGCCAGAAACTCAATCAGATACACTCCATCTGCCTTATCAGTCACCCACCCTTTGGCAACAACGGCTAACGGAGACGCGCCCCAGCCTTGTGATTCTGGTGGCCTGTATCGAGACCCGCGTGGTGGGGCAACTCACGCTGGACGGCTTCACCGTGGCGCGGCGCCGGCATGGCGCGACCATCGGCATGGGCGTCGATCCGGCATTTCATCGACGGGGCATTGGCAAGGCGCTGATGGCCGCCATGATCGACCTGTGTGATAACTGGCTGCAGATCACGCGAATTGAATTGACGGTGTTCGTCGATAATCACAAGGCGATTGGTCTCTACCAGCGGTTCGGTTTCGACATCGAGGGCACCGCCAAGCGCTACGCCATGCGTGATGGGGAAATGATCGATGCTTACTATATGGCTAGACTGAAAGACTGAATGGCGAATGCTCGCCGTCGACGTCATGCCATGGGGCGTTGCCACAACAGCCGCACTTCCAGGCCGCCCTCGGGCCGGTTGGACAGCCTCATAGTCAACTGCTGACGCTCGGCGATCTCGACCGCGATGGAGAGCCCCAGGCCGCTACCGCTGATGCGCTGGTCGGCGGCACGCTGGAAGCGCTGGGTCACCGCCTCGAGCAGCGCCTCGGGGATCCCCGGACCGCTATCGCGGATCGACAACCACGGCCGCCGGTCCGCAGTCTGGCCCATGGCCACTTCGACCCGCCCCCCCTCCGGGGTATAGCGCAGCGCATTGTCGAGCAGATTACGGATGAGAATGCCCAGCTCGGTGGCATTGCCCTCGATACTCAGCGCCGGGGTCTCGGCGATCTCCAGCGTCTGCTGCTGCGACTCCGCCAGCGGCCACAGTTCGGCGGCCAGATCGAGCACCAGCGCCGACAGTTCCACCGTCTCTGGCACCGCGCCCTGATCATCCAACTCCAGGCGCGCCAGCAGCAGCAGCTGTTCGACCACCCGCTGCAGCCGCTCGATCCCGTTGTAGGCCTTGTCCAGCGCGCTGGGTTCGCCGAAACGCGCGTTATCGAGATGAATCTTCAGCGCCGCCAGCGGCGTGCGCAGTTCGTGGGCCGCGTCCGCGGTGAAGCGGCGCTCGCGCTCCAGGGTCTGCCCCAGCCGGTCGATGAAGTCGTTGAGCGCGCCGCGTAGCGCCTGTAGCTCCTGGGGCACCGCGACCCGAATCGGGCGCAGGTCCTTTTCGTCACGCGCCTCGACCTGACGCGAGAGCTCCTCGATCGGCGCCAGGCCGCGCCGGATCAGACGCGCCATCAGCCACAACAGGATCGGCAGCGTCAGCAGCAGCGGCACGAAATTGCCCAGGGCGACCTTGTTGAACAGCTCGCTCTGGAAGGCATCGCGCAGGCCGATACTGAGCCAGCGTCCGCCTGCGATCGGCATGCTGAAGGTGCGCCAGCGATGCCCCTGATAGCTGACCCAGCGGTGGCCTTCGTGGCGGGGCGCAGGGAAGCTGGTGCCATCGGCATCGTCGTGCCAGCGCGCGCCCATCAGAATGGGCCGGCCGCTGTCGCTCCACACCCCCAGCGAGAGCATCTTCTCTTCGTGGTCGTAGAGCGCGGGCGCGGCCAGGTCGGTGAGCAGATTGCCGGTGCTGCCGTACCAGCGTGCGAAGTGGCCCGGCTGGGAGAGCTGCGCGGCGATCTTGGCGTACTCGTCCGAGGTGGTGCGCTCGGTCACCAGGCCGGCGACGATACGCCCCTGCAGACTCAGCTGAGCGTCGAAGATCTCTTCCATCTCGTGGCGGGTGACGAAGTAGGCCGCGGTCACCGCCAGCGACATCACCACCAGCAGCAGCGTGGCCAGCGCCCAATTCAGATAACGTCGAATCGAGGTCATGCCACGCGGCTGTCCAACCGATAGCCGATGCCGCGCACGGTGGTGATCAGCTGCTTGTCGAGCTTGCGCCGCAGGTGGTGCACATGCACCTCCAGCGCATTGGAGCCGACCTCTTCTCCCCAACCGTAGAGCAGGCTTTCGAGCTTGGGTCGGGCCATTACCTTGTCGCGATGGCGCGCCAGTTCGAGCAGCAGCGCGAACTCGCGACGGCCCAGGATGACGGGTTCGCCCTTCCAGGTGACTTCATGCCGGGATTCGTCGATGGAGAGCCGCCCGATGGTCAAGAGCTGAGTCGAACGTCCCTCGGCACGCCGGGTCACCACGCGCATACGGGCGAGTAGCTCCTGCAAATCGAAGGGCTTGAGCACGTAGTCGTCGGCGCCCGCATCGAGGCCCTCGATGCGCTGCTCGACGGCATCCCGGGCGGTCAGGATCAAAACAGGCAGCGCGGATTGACGGCGGATCTCCTTGAGCACCGCCAGACCATCGATATCCGGCAGGCCAAGATCGAGCACCACCAGCGAGAACGGCTCGATCTTGACTGCCTCCAGTGCCTCGCGCCCGCGGGTGAGCCAGTCCACGACGTAGCCTTCGCGAATCAGGGCCGTGCGAATGCCGTCCCCCAACAGCGGATCGTCCTCCACCAACAGTACGCGCATCGTCGTCGTCCACTTCCTTTTCGTTATCTGGCGAGCATTGTTCGCCCGGCGTGCCGTACGAACTCGTGCCGGCGAGCCGATGACCGACTCCAGGCAACGCTATCACGCGCTCATTGAGTCACACTCAGCTTAACGCTTCCTTAGCCTGCCGCTGACCCGGCACGCCTGACACCGTCCACGCCCCGGAACCTCTCGACAGTAATATTGCGTTAAGACTCAGCGTACACAGTAGCCGCCGAGTCAGGTAGAGAGCCCAGAGCCGTGATGACGACCTTGAAGAAAAGCCTAAGCCTCCCCGCCCTGTGCTGGGACGCTCGCTACCGCGATACGCTGGCCATCGCCCTGCTATGGACGCTGGCGGTCATCGGCGCGTTGTCGCGTCCGCTGATGCCGATCGACGAGACCCGCTACGTCTCGGTCGCCTGGGAGATGTGGCACGCCCACTCCTGGGTGCTGCCGTTGATGAACGCTGAGCCCTACTCGGACAAGCCGCCGCTGCTGTTCTGGCTGATCCAGGCCGGCTGGGGGGTGTTCGGCGTCAACGCCTGGTGGCCCAAGCTGATCGCGCCGCTGGCGGCGCTGGTGGCGATGCAGCACCTCTATCGCATCGCCCGGCGACTGGGCTATGCCGGCAGCCGCGCCCGCGTGGCACCGCTGGTGCTGATGGCGATGCTGATGTGGAACCTCTACAGCGGCGCGCTGATGTTCGACATCCTGCTCACCGCCTGCCTGCTGGGTGCGATCAGCCCGCTGGTGAGCGGCGCCCTGACGCCTCGGCGCGCGCTGCGCTGCGGCGTCTGGCTGGGCCTGGCCCTGCTCGCCAAGGGCCCGGCGGTGTTCGTCACTTTCGGCCCGATCCTGCTCGGCCTGCGCTGGTGGCGCGCCGAGCCGCTGGGTCCCGGCGGGCGCCGGCGCCTGCTGCTGGCCCTGGCCCTGGGCATCGCCATGCTCGCCGCCTGGGCCCTGAGCGCCGCCGTGATCGGTGGGCACGCCTACGCCCGCGAGCTGCTGTGGGGTCAGAGCGTCGATCGCCTGCACGACTCCATGGCCCATGCCCGGCCGCTGTGGTGGTATCTGCCGTGGCTGCCGGTACTGCTGTTCCCGTGGTCGCTGTGGCCGGCAGCCTGGCCGCGCCGGCCGCGCCAGCGTCACCAGCGGCTGATGTGGATCTGGGCGCTGGTGCCCTTCGTGCTGTTCTCGCTGATCAGCGGCAAGCAGATTCACTACTTGATGCCGCTGCTGCCGGCGCTGGCGCTGATGGTGATGGACCGGCTGGCGCAATCCGAGGACGAGCGCCCGCGCCGGGTGCGCGCGGTAGCCGCGGCGATCATCGCCCTGGGGGCGCTGGGGCTGGGCCTTACGCTGTTCGGCCATGGCGTGCTGGATGCCACCACGCTGTCGCTGTTCGGCAGCCTGGCGTTGATCGCCTGGGGGGCGATCGTGTGGCGCTGGCGACCCGCCAAGCGCAGTATCGCCGCCCGCGGGCTGGCGCTGGGCAGCGGCATCGCGCTGCTGATCCTGGCGCAGCTGATGCTGGCGCCGCTATGGCAGCGCTACGACGTGACCCGCCCCGGCGAGCTGATCGCCCAACTGCAACTGGAAGGCAGACCGGTGGCCTTCGACGGCAACTATCAGGCCACCTTCCAGTTCGCCGGCCGTCTGGCGCAGCCGCTGGCGACCCTCGGCTCGCCCCAGGATGCCTGCGCCCTGCATCAGGCCCACCCGGACGCCTGGATCGTCGGCCGCGAGCGTGACTGGCAGCGCTACATCGCCGACGTCAGCGCGGTGCACACCTTCGACTACCGCGGCGGCAAGCTCGATATCCTGCCCACCCGCGCACTCTTCCACGCCGGCCAGTCGGCGCTCTGCGGCAACACCACGCCGGCGCCTTGAGCGCCGGCATGGTCGGCCCCGTTCCTCAGGATCCTGCATGAAAATTCTCGTCACCGGCGCCGCCGGCTTCATCGGCTTTCATCTCACCCGGCGCCTCGCCGCCGAGGGTCATAGCGTCGTCGCGCTGGACAACCTGAACGACTATTACGCGGTGGCGCTCAAGCAGGCGCGCCTCGAACGCCTCGGCAAGGTGCCCTTCGTGCGCCAGGATATCGCCGACCTCGCCGCGCTGGATGCACTGTTCGCGCGGGAGCGCTTCACCCACGTGATGCACCTGGCGGCCCAGGCCGGGGTGCGCTACTCGGTCAGTCACCCGCACCAGTACGGCCACAGCAATCTCACCGGCTTTCTCAACCTGCTCGACGTGTGCCAGCGCCATGCGGTCGAGCATCTGCTCTACGCGTCTTCCAGCTCGGTCTACGGGCGCCAGCAGCGGCTGCCGTTCTGCGAGAGCGACACGGTCGATACCCCAGCGTCGCTCTACGCCGCGACCAAGCGCGCCAACGAGATGATGGCCTACAGCTATGCCGACCTGCATCGCCTGCCCGCCACCGGCCTGCGCTTCTTCACCGTCTACGGCCCCTGGGGGCGCCCGGATATGGCGCCCTGCCTGTTCGCCGAGCGCCTGCTGCGCGGTGACCCCATCGCGGTGTTCAACCATGGCCGCATGGCGCGGGATTTCACCTATATCGACGACATCGTCGAGAGCCTGGTGCGGCTGCTGCCACACGCCCCCGCCGGCGACACCGACGCACCGCACGCGCTCTACAACGTCGGCCGCGGCGACCCGGTGGCCCTGCTCGACTTCATCGACACCCTGGAAAGCGCCCTGGACGCCCGCGCACCGCGCGATTTCCAGCCGATGCAGCCGGGCGACATCGAACGCACCTGGGCCGACACCACACGCCTGCGCGAAGCCACCGGCCATGTGCCGCAGGTGCCGCTGGAGACCGGCATCGAGCGCTTCGCCGCCTGGTACCGCGAGCAGCGCCCGCTGATGCAGCAGGTGATGGAAGGCTGAGCCCCGCCGCGGCGGGCTCGTCGTCGCTGCGCGCATATCGTAGGATGAGCGCCCAGCCAGCAGCCAGAGCCCTGCGCATGTCGCTCAGCAAGACTCGCACCAGCTTCTATCGCCGTCTCTACGTCGCCTACCTGATCGACGCGGGGCTGGCCACCAGTGTCCCGGCGCTGGTGGCCGCCACCGGCATGCCGCGGCGCACCGCCCAGGACACCCTCGCCGCCCTGGGCGAGCTCGATATCCGCTGCGAGTTCGAGCAGACGCCCGGCGCACGCCACCTCAGCGGGCGCTACGTGATCCACGACTGGGGCCCGCTGTCGGCCGGGTGGATCGCCACCCACGCCGCCGCCCTGGCCCAGACCCTGGGCTATCCGCCGCCGCCGGCCACGCCCGCCGACTAACGCGATGCCCTCGCGCGTATCTCACCGTCAGACAGGAATCGCCAGACAGGAGCCAGCATGACCGACCGGCAGCAGCGCCATCAGCGCGCGATGCAGAAACTCAAGGCCCATGTCGACGACAAGATCGCCGCCGCCGACCAGCAGCGCGGCCTGCTGCTGGTATTCACCGGCAACGGCAAGGGCAAGACCACCGCCGCCTGGGGCACGGTGACCCGCGCCCTGGGTTACGGCTATCGCGTCGGCGTGGTGCAGTTCATCAAGGGGCTGTGGGAGTGCGGCGAGCGCGAGCGGCTGGCCGATGACACCCGTCTCGAAGTGTCGATCATGGCCACCGGCTTCACCTGGGAGACCCAGAACCGGGAGAGCGATACCGCCGCCTGCCAGGCGGTGTGGCAAGACGCCGCGCGCCTGCTCGCCGATCCCGAGGTCTATCTGGTGGTGCTCGACGAGATCACCTACATGCTCAAGTTCGGCTATCTCGATATCGACACGGTGCGCCAGGCGATCGCCGCCAGGCCGCCGGAGCAGAGCGTGATCGTCACCGGGCGCAACGCCCATCGTGAGCTGATCGAGATGGCGGACACGGTGAGCGAGATGCAGGACGTCAAGCACGCCTTCGATGCCGGCATCCAGGCCCGCCGCGGCATCGACTATTGACCCCAGCCACGACTATTGATCGCAACGACGACCATTGAGCCCGCGACGACTGCGCGTGTCGTCTACTGGGCCTGCCGCTGACCGGGGCTGAGGGATGCCAGCCGCGCGGCGGCATCGGCCAGGTTCGCACAGAGTTGGCGTGCGGCCTGCGCCAGCCGCGGCCCGGGACGACTGATCGCGTCCGGGTCGAG
This genomic window contains:
- a CDS encoding GNAT family N-acetyltransferase, yielding MSQVTIRHATPDDAAALTQLYSQPETQSDTLHLPYQSPTLWQQRLTETRPSLVILVACIETRVVGQLTLDGFTVARRRHGATIGMGVDPAFHRRGIGKALMAAMIDLCDNWLQITRIELTVFVDNHKAIGLYQRFGFDIEGTAKRYAMRDGEMIDAYYMARLKD
- a CDS encoding glycosyltransferase family 39 protein, whose translation is MTTLKKSLSLPALCWDARYRDTLAIALLWTLAVIGALSRPLMPIDETRYVSVAWEMWHAHSWVLPLMNAEPYSDKPPLLFWLIQAGWGVFGVNAWWPKLIAPLAALVAMQHLYRIARRLGYAGSRARVAPLVLMAMLMWNLYSGALMFDILLTACLLGAISPLVSGALTPRRALRCGVWLGLALLAKGPAVFVTFGPILLGLRWWRAEPLGPGGRRRLLLALALGIAMLAAWALSAAVIGGHAYARELLWGQSVDRLHDSMAHARPLWWYLPWLPVLLFPWSLWPAAWPRRPRQRHQRLMWIWALVPFVLFSLISGKQIHYLMPLLPALALMVMDRLAQSEDERPRRVRAVAAAIIALGALGLGLTLFGHGVLDATTLSLFGSLALIAWGAIVWRWRPAKRSIAARGLALGSGIALLILAQLMLAPLWQRYDVTRPGELIAQLQLEGRPVAFDGNYQATFQFAGRLAQPLATLGSPQDACALHQAHPDAWIVGRERDWQRYIADVSAVHTFDYRGGKLDILPTRALFHAGQSALCGNTTPAP
- a CDS encoding winged helix-turn-helix domain-containing protein, with translation MSLSKTRTSFYRRLYVAYLIDAGLATSVPALVAATGMPRRTAQDTLAALGELDIRCEFEQTPGARHLSGRYVIHDWGPLSAGWIATHAAALAQTLGYPPPPATPAD
- a CDS encoding glycosyltransferase family 2 protein, whose protein sequence is MHSPQLSILIPAKDEVGNLPGLLDEISRALQEIAHEVIVVDDASSDGSWEMLTRRAAADSRLRPLRHARSAGQSTSVWQAAWAARGTWLATLDGDGQNDPADLPRLFERACRGDVVMVAGHRTNRRDDWLKRVSSKVANRVRSALLNDATPDTGCGLKIVRRDAFLNLPYFDHMHRFLPALVRAQGGECVSLPVNHRPRGTGASHYGLNNRLWVGLVDMVGVMWLRRRSRLPAAIEPLAMTERPAATVAPEQLDGEARA
- a CDS encoding ATP-binding protein → MTSIRRYLNWALATLLLVVMSLAVTAAYFVTRHEMEEIFDAQLSLQGRIVAGLVTERTTSDEYAKIAAQLSQPGHFARWYGSTGNLLTDLAAPALYDHEEKMLSLGVWSDSGRPILMGARWHDDADGTSFPAPRHEGHRWVSYQGHRWRTFSMPIAGGRWLSIGLRDAFQSELFNKVALGNFVPLLLTLPILLWLMARLIRRGLAPIEELSRQVEARDEKDLRPIRVAVPQELQALRGALNDFIDRLGQTLERERRFTADAAHELRTPLAALKIHLDNARFGEPSALDKAYNGIERLQRVVEQLLLLARLELDDQGAVPETVELSALVLDLAAELWPLAESQQQTLEIAETPALSIEGNATELGILIRNLLDNALRYTPEGGRVEVAMGQTADRRPWLSIRDSGPGIPEALLEAVTQRFQRAADQRISGSGLGLSIAVEIAERQQLTMRLSNRPEGGLEVRLLWQRPMA
- a CDS encoding PA0069 family radical SAM protein; the protein is MSSPTPPRDPYAASPGPLKGRGATFNPHNRFQPSHTEAFDDGWWQEALPQRIPTQIQHETPRSALSWNHSPDLGFDRSLNPYRGCEHGCIYCYARPSHAYWDLSPGIDFETRLIAKQGMAARLREELCKPGYRCQPINLSGNTDCYQPIEAEYGTTRELLTLLLECRHPVTLVTKSALILRDRDLLAALAEQRLVRVFISLTSLDNELKRTLEPRTASPAARLKTLGELAAAGIPVGALLAPVIPAINDHEIETLLERAAEAGATSASWTLLRLPREVAPLFEAWLEAHYPERAGKVMSLIRQSRGGASNDSRFGHRMRGEGIFVDMIDQRFRRAAGRLGLQRRPDQGLDTRHFRPPHRQQDLFS
- a CDS encoding SDR family NAD(P)-dependent oxidoreductase, with amino-acid sequence MKILVTGAAGFIGFHLTRRLAAEGHSVVALDNLNDYYAVALKQARLERLGKVPFVRQDIADLAALDALFARERFTHVMHLAAQAGVRYSVSHPHQYGHSNLTGFLNLLDVCQRHAVEHLLYASSSSVYGRQQRLPFCESDTVDTPASLYAATKRANEMMAYSYADLHRLPATGLRFFTVYGPWGRPDMAPCLFAERLLRGDPIAVFNHGRMARDFTYIDDIVESLVRLLPHAPAGDTDAPHALYNVGRGDPVALLDFIDTLESALDARAPRDFQPMQPGDIERTWADTTRLREATGHVPQVPLETGIERFAAWYREQRPLMQQVMEG
- the cobO gene encoding cob(I)yrinic acid a,c-diamide adenosyltransferase; translated protein: MTDRQQRHQRAMQKLKAHVDDKIAAADQQRGLLLVFTGNGKGKTTAAWGTVTRALGYGYRVGVVQFIKGLWECGERERLADDTRLEVSIMATGFTWETQNRESDTAACQAVWQDAARLLADPEVYLVVLDEITYMLKFGYLDIDTVRQAIAARPPEQSVIVTGRNAHRELIEMADTVSEMQDVKHAFDAGIQARRGIDY
- a CDS encoding response regulator is translated as MRVLLVEDDPLLGDGIRTALIREGYVVDWLTRGREALEAVKIEPFSLVVLDLGLPDIDGLAVLKEIRRQSALPVLILTARDAVEQRIEGLDAGADDYVLKPFDLQELLARMRVVTRRAEGRSTQLLTIGRLSIDESRHEVTWKGEPVILGRREFALLLELARHRDKVMARPKLESLLYGWGEEVGSNALEVHVHHLRRKLDKQLITTVRGIGYRLDSRVA
- a CDS encoding lipid-A-disaccharide synthase N-terminal domain-containing protein produces the protein MSAEWIWVAIGFVGQALFSARFIVQWLASERARRSIVPVAFWFFSLGGGATLLAYALYRRDPVFIAGQGAGLIIYVRNLMLIRREKRESAAPSQSSS
- a CDS encoding glycosyltransferase family 39 protein — encoded protein: MRSFLDDPTQAHYRRAWLLLLLLAIVLLGIGIGLRDPWPADEPRFALNALEMLRTGQFWFPHRGGELYPDKPPVFMWASALSIWLTGSVRLGFLIPTALSALGALLLVVDLGRRLHGRRVALLSGLALLTAFQFVLQAKTAQIDMMLTFFTTLGAYGLLRHALLGPARRWWLIGWAAMGIGVITKGVGILPLALLPAWLWFGYRGRAVRLSIKELLLGPGVMLACIAAWAIPMMLMASFSGDPALAAYRDNILFKQTGQRYADSWTHLEPWYYYVVKVLPWAWMPLVLALPWALPAWWHRLKRSDARVWMPLSAVVLIVVFFSLSPGKRGVYMLPTLPLLVMALAPLLPGLIRRRGLHRAAFVVLALLAGLLLLAGMLGAFGLPALARVAERHQVDPWAWWIVIGALGVGLLAWTRPARGLWALGGWLALFWLSWSTWGYALQDHARSPRDMMTQVAATTGPQAWLALPDFDEEFLLQARQPSVQFGDKTQASQQFQRAFAWLKQGDDRWLFAMERQAKDYPCIARDQITDMGVQNGDDWWLIPARAASQCQGDPNAAPLFVAPTTLPDPDGKAPRL